Genomic segment of Anaerolineae bacterium:
AAAAAGGTTCAGATGTGGTGAAGGAGAGGAGAGCAGGGATGATAAACAGGCGGGGTTTCGTAAAGTTAATAGCGACCACGGCAGGGGCATTAGGGCTTGCCTCTCTTCTTAAGGGAACCCATGAGACTGGAGCTGCTACAAAACTTCCTCCCAATGCCCGCGAAGCCCTCTACTATATCCCTGGAGGAAAAGAAACCACCGATTGCACTCGCTGCCATACATCCCCTGAGCCCTCCCGCACCCTTTACTGTCACATCCCCCACAAAGGCAATTATGTTAAATGCCAGCTCTGTCCCAGAGGTTGTTTAATAAGTGAAGGACGCCGGGGTGATTGCAGGGTTCGGGAAAACAGGGGTGGTAAACTCTACACCATGGTCTACGGTAACCCTTGCGCGGTCCACAATGACCCTATAGAGAAGAAGCCCTTTTACCATTTTCTTCCTGGGACCATGTCTTTCTCCCTGGCCACGGCTGGCTGCAACCTCCACTGTCTTTATTGCCAGAACTGGAGCATATCCCAGGTTCCTCCTGAAGAAACGGAAAATTATGACCTTCCTCCTGAAGAAATAGTTATGCTGGCGGAAATGCTTGGCAGTTCTTCCATAGCTTTCACTTACACCGAGCCCACCATTTTTTACGAATATATGTGCGATATAGCTCGCCTGGCCAGGCCCAAGGGGATAAGGT
This window contains:
- the amrS gene encoding AmmeMemoRadiSam system radical SAM enzyme, producing MINRRGFVKLIATTAGALGLASLLKGTHETGAATKLPPNAREALYYIPGGKETTDCTRCHTSPEPSRTLYCHIPHKGNYVKCQLCPRGCLISEGRRGDCRVRENRGGKLYTMVYGNPCAVHNDPIEKKPFYHFLPGTMSFSLATAGCNLHCLYCQNWSISQVPPEETENYDLPPEEIVMLAEMLGSSSIAFTYTEPTIFYEYMCDIARLARPKGIRCIVISAGYINPEPLRQLCRIVDAIKIDFKGYSEEFYRKVCFGTLQPVLNAMKIIREEGIHLEIVNLIVPTLNDSEGQIRGLCRWIVENLGPDVPTHFSRFFPTYKLTHLPPTPVETLEMAREIATEEGIKFAYVGNVPGHKWSNTYCPRCGKEIITRLGFNVISYHLREGKCKYCGEPISGVWA